The following proteins come from a genomic window of Euzebyales bacterium:
- a CDS encoding glycosyltransferase 87 family protein, which yields MEPARDDRQGHRVGLPAGMLAAAVLVLVAGWLFKAHCYLDGAWSGGEQYTTGCYTDVVPFWTERDVASGAVPYFDAALEYPVLTGAQIWFEGAVSRAAAGSSGARLFLVMVTLVNGLLAVGILVLLHRMGVPPRRLWWWALAPALVLYVGHNWDLLAMFLVILAIAEHLRGRPLTAGVAAGLGTAAKLFPALLVPVLVLTYVRRGTLGDAGRLLAGAAAAWLVVNGPVALAVPSRWVEFYTFSQQRLGTYAASWTVVDELGLLSTTLAQRNLGGMLLFIVGAVVIMVLAWRRHAGREWVLLTPLVAWFLLTTKVYSPQFDLWLVPLLVLTSRRSWPLAAFFATDGLVYLTEFWYLGWRAGYSPAAPYSALAVAAVLRAVVLVAVVILAVRDPAPDWVEPRARTDDAVSDATAVGAESR from the coding sequence ATGGAACCCGCAAGGGATGACCGGCAGGGTCACCGGGTCGGCCTGCCGGCGGGCATGCTCGCCGCCGCCGTGCTCGTGCTCGTCGCGGGGTGGCTGTTCAAGGCGCACTGCTACCTCGACGGTGCCTGGAGCGGCGGCGAGCAGTACACGACCGGGTGCTACACCGACGTCGTGCCCTTCTGGACCGAGCGGGATGTCGCCAGCGGAGCGGTGCCCTACTTCGACGCCGCGCTCGAGTACCCGGTGCTGACCGGGGCGCAGATCTGGTTCGAAGGTGCCGTGAGCCGCGCCGCCGCCGGCTCGTCAGGTGCGCGGCTGTTCCTGGTCATGGTGACGCTGGTCAACGGCCTGCTCGCCGTGGGGATCCTCGTGCTCCTGCACCGCATGGGCGTGCCGCCGCGTCGACTGTGGTGGTGGGCGCTCGCACCGGCGCTCGTGCTGTACGTCGGCCACAACTGGGACCTGCTGGCGATGTTCCTGGTCATCCTGGCGATCGCCGAGCACCTTCGCGGCCGGCCGCTGACCGCCGGTGTGGCGGCCGGCCTCGGCACGGCGGCCAAGCTGTTCCCCGCGCTGCTGGTCCCCGTGCTGGTGCTGACGTACGTGCGGCGCGGCACGCTAGGTGACGCAGGGCGTCTCCTGGCTGGCGCCGCGGCCGCGTGGCTGGTGGTCAACGGCCCGGTCGCGCTGGCGGTCCCGTCGCGCTGGGTGGAGTTCTACACGTTCTCGCAGCAGCGGCTCGGCACGTACGCGGCCTCGTGGACGGTCGTCGACGAGCTGGGGCTGCTGTCGACGACCCTCGCGCAGCGCAACCTCGGCGGGATGCTGCTCTTCATCGTCGGTGCAGTCGTGATCATGGTCCTCGCCTGGCGCCGACACGCGGGGCGGGAGTGGGTCCTGCTGACACCGCTGGTCGCGTGGTTCCTGCTGACCACCAAGGTCTACTCGCCGCAGTTCGACCTGTGGCTCGTGCCCCTGTTGGTGCTCACCTCGCGGCGGTCGTGGCCGCTGGCGGCGTTCTTCGCAACCGACGGGCTGGTCTACCTGACGGAGTTCTGGTACCTGGGCTGGCGGGCCGGCTACTCGCCGGCGGCGCCCTACAGCGCGCTCGCGGTCGCGGCGGTGCTCCGCGCCGTGGTGCTGGTCGCCGTCGTGATCCTGGCCGTCCGGGACCCGGCACCCGACTGGGTGGAACCGCGGGCGCGCACCGACGACGCGGTGTCCGACGCCACGGCGGTCGGCGCCGAGAGCCGGTAG